From the genome of Candidatus Dadabacteria bacterium:
TGGGGACCTTCGGAACATACATTATCGCCATAATTGTCATATTCGTCTCCGTGATAATAGCAACGGAAACCAAGATCGCCACCGTAGTGAAAATCATCCGCCTTCTCTTCTCAGGCACGTTAAAAGGAATTTCCGCACCGATCGGTGCTCTGAGACGCACTGCCGCACAAAGGGCCGCACGAGGAAAGAAGAAGCAAGACGCACCGAAGGCAACCCCCAGCGCGGCAAAAACCACGGCCACAGAACACAAGCAACAAGCCGACACGGAACCGCAGATAGTCTTCACTCCTCCCGCCCCTGACAAGAAAGACGGGCCGTCCCCTGCCGCGCCCGAAAGCAAATGGCTTGACTTCTCCCTCCCCTCAATTGACCTGCTTGACCCGAAAATCGATACGTCGGTAGAGATAGATAAGGAAGCCATGTACCAGAAGGCCACCTTGATCGAGGAAAAGCTTGCGGACTTCGGAGTAACCGGAAAGATCATGGAAATACGCCCCGGGCCGGTTATCACGATGTTCGAATACAAGCCCGCCCCGGGGATAAAAATAAACAAGATATCGTCCCTTGAAGGCGATCTGGCAATGGGTCTTAAGGCGCTCAGTATAAGAATCATAGCCCCCATACCGGGAAAGGACGTTGTCGGAATAGAGGTGCCGAATGAAAGCAGGGAGATAGTGGTACTGCGGGAACTTTTCGAGAGCAGCTCGTTTACGGAGAAAAAATCGATGCTCACCGTCGCCCTCGGAAAAGACATATCCGGAAAACCGCGCTACATGGACCTTCAGACCGCCCCGCACCTTATGATCGCCGGAACTACAGGTTCGGGCAAAAGCGTGCTCCTAAACGCCGCAATCACAAGCCTGCTCTACAGGGCGACCCCTTATGAGCTCAAGATGATAATGATAGACCCGAAGATGCTCGAGCTCTCCATATACGAAGACATTCCCCACCTGCTCCACCCGGTTGTAACCGAATCGAAAAAAGCCGTGGCCGCCCTTAAGTGGCTGGTTGGGGAAATGGATTCCAGGTACAGGATGCTCTCCGAGGAAGGGGTAAGGGACATAGACAGCTATAACAGGAAGCTTGAGACGCTTGAAATCGAGGAAAAGCAGCTCAGGTGGCTTCCCTACATAGTCGTTATCATAGACGAGCTCGCCGACCTGATGATGGTCTCCCCGAGCGACGTCAAGGACTCGATAATAAGGCTCGCGCAGAAAGCCAGGGCGGCGGGAATTCATATAATAGTCTCCACTCAGCGCCCCTCGGCGGACGTGGTGGCGGGACTCATAAAGGCTAACTTCCCGGCGCGCATATCCTTTCTCGTATCTTCAAAAGTGGATTCAAGAATCATTCTTGACACCGGGGGAGCTGAAACCCTGCTCGGAAAGGGGGACATGCTTTTTCTCGCATCCGGTGGGAGCAACCTATTAAGACTGCAGGGCGCGCTTATATCCGACGATGAAAGAAAACGGGTAACGGATTTTCTAAGGTCCCAGGCAGACCCCGTCTACATAGAAGAGATAACAAAAGACGACCCAAACGATGAGAACTCGGGAGTCAGCGAAGACGAAAAAGACGAGCTTTACGAAACCGCGCTCGGCATAATAGCCGAAACGGGACAGGCATCCATCTCCATGATACAGAGAAGGCTCAAGATAGGATATAACCGCGCGGCCAGGATCGTTGAGACAATGGAAAAAGAAGGTCTTATAGGTTCCCAGGGAGCTGCCGGCAAGCCGAGAGAAGTCTACGTGAACATGATTAAAGCGGACAGGGGAAACTCGGATTGAAAAAAATCGCGCTTGCGGCAGCGCTTTTCGCCACATCCCTTCTTTTTACCGCGCAGCCCGCGAGTACCCAGAACCCAAGCACTGTTGTTAGCGGCATCCAGAAAAAATACGCCTCGATAAACGACCTCAGCTCTCCATTCACCCAGGTGACCCGGATAAAGGACCTCGATGAGAAAATCGCTTCCTCGGGCAAGGTGTGGTTTAAAAAACCCGGGATGATGAAGTGGCAGTACGAAGAGCCATGGAAAGATACGATTGTTTCTGACGGAAAGAAGGTCTGGTATTTCGACAGCCGGGAGAACCAGGTAACCGAGATGGAAATTGAAAGCGTCTGGGCAGACTCTCTCGGTTCCTATACCATCATTTCCATACTGGAGGATCTTGACCGCCTTTTCGATGTCCGCCCGGGTGCCGGAAGCGCGGACGAGCGGGGGAATGTCCTCCTTGACCTGAAACAGAAAAACCGGGAGCAGTCAAAGCAGGTAACGATAGCAGTCGATCCCAAGACCTACATGCTAAGAGAAATCATAATCGGCGATGTCTTCGGAAACACTACGGTCATAAAACTGGGCGCCGCAGAAGTTAACCTCGGCATTGCCGATTTGTTTTTCAGTTTCAAAAAACCAAAGGGGGCAAGGATGGAGGCTTTTCCCTGAGTTTTTTACGTATCGCATTTGACAACTCCGACAGCGCGGGTTTCAAAGCAAGCGTGTTTTTATTCTTCAGTGCGCTGTAATCCTTCGGGAGTAACGCTTTGCGGGGCGGTTCTGTCTTCGCTGACCTTGGGGGCGGGGGGTTGGTACGCGCGCAGGTACTGACCGGCGGTTTCGTAAAACCCTGACACCATCTGCTCCAGTTCGTCAATGAAGCTTTTGCGCTGACTGAAACGTCTGCCCAGCTGATGGATCATGCATACTTCGAATCTGGCGACGGGAATATCCTGACCGCTTGTGGAAGCCATCACCGAATTCTCTCTCAGTTCCCCAAGCGTATACTGCGTGCGGGGCCTTCGTCCGGGCCAGATCAGCCTGATATGGATATCCGTTTCGGAGGTTTTCCGCAGCTGGCGGAGCAGCCAGTTGAGACGGGCCGGGGTGGTTTTTCTGTTGCCGGGAGCTTCAAGCGTCATTGACGCGCTGATCGTCCGTTTTCCGATATCGACGACCAACTCAATCGGTGCTGCCGCATCTTGAATCTTAAGTCCGGCCGAAAGCGTCTGCTCTTCGGCAAGTTCGTAGGCGTCTTTCTTTGCACGTGCCGCCGGATCCAGAACGTGGGAACGCGGCAACCTGACTTCAACTTTCACATTGACCTTGCGCGTCAGCAGAAGAGAGATGTCCCTGACTTCCTGATGCCAGGCGGCCACTATATCCTGCACTTCCTCGCTTTTTGTCTGGAGCGAAGCGCCGGCGGCGATTTTCTGCACGATACCGGGCCATGCCTCGGGCATGCGGTCGAAAGCTTTTACCCCCGTGCTCGCATGCGTCAGGAATCTCAACATCTCGGAGAGAACAAAATACTGGTCCTCGTCTTCAATGTCGTCATTGGAAATCAGCAGGTCGGCCTGCGTAATAATGTACATCCATGACCAGTGATAGATTTTCACCCTTGAGCGCGTTTTGGCGGAGAGCTTGACAGGGTGATGATCCGGTCTCGAAGTGAACTGGTTTGAGACGGTTATCACGGCATCAATGTTATGTTCTCTGGCCAAGCGCATGTAGGCGGCAAGCTGCTCCTCATCGAGCTTGACGTTGCCGATCTTCGTTTCAACCAGCGCTTTCCACCGGCGCCTGCCAACCCTGAGCACGATCAGCCCGTCCGGCCTGTGCGCTTTTTCCTCCCCCCGGTCCGCGAATGTGACTTCGGTGTACGCCGTGAGACTCGCAAGTTTCCCGACGCGCTGGTTGACGGAACCCAGCATCGCCTGGCCGAATTCGCGCACGTGCACAAGGCAGGAAAGAAGAATTGAAGTGCTTCGGCCCTCCTTTGAAGTGTCCGCCAGCACCGGAAAAAGACGCGCTTTTTCTCCGCGTTCAAGATATTCGGGCAAACTGTCCATAAACCGCCGATAATTCTAACATGCGTCGGTGTTTTCTCCAAAAGCGCGCGACGAACCAGCCTGCCCGCGCAAGCCGCGCGCAAAAGTCAGGTCTGCTGTTCCAAGCGGCAGAAGCAGGAGGCTTGCGTTCGGGGAAGCGATCAATTTCCGGCACAGTGAGCCCGGCAGAACCGGAAACCAACCGGCTATGGACCTTCCGGTCTTTTTGTTTTCGTGAGCGCCGAGGCCAACAGGGCGGTGGGAACCGCCACAACTCCGAGCCCCGTTACCGCGACGAAAAAAGTGAATATCTTTCCGCCCGTGGTTATCGGGTACACATCTCCGTACTCGACCGAGGCGAGGGTCGTAATCGCCCACCAGAGGCTATGGAACACGCTTTTGAACGCTTCGGGCTGGGCTTTGTGCTCAAAGTGGTGAATGCCGGCCGCCGCCGTGAACAGCACTATGACGCTTGCCGCTCCGTAGAGCATTAGTTCGTCTCTGATCTGCCACCATGCCTGCTTCAGCCTGAACACCGCCTCTGAGGACTGCACCGCCTTGATTATCAGCAACAGGCGCAGCAGGCGAAAGGAGCGCACGAACACCAAGTCTGTCGTCCCCCTTGCGAACCAGAAAACGGGCAGAATGGCGACAAGGTCCACGATCCCGAAGAAACTGAACACGTAGCCCCACCTGTTTTCGCTGACCCAGATACGAAGCGCGTATTCAAAGGTGAAAACAGCGAGGATCGCTGTTTCCGCCATTTCCAGCCAGCGCCGGTCGGCGGGATCCAGATCCGGCAGCGTTCCGATTGAAAAAACCGCAAGGGCCATCAGAACCAAGAACTGGACGGCGTAATCGAATGCTACGCCGGCTTTAGTGTCCCGACGCACCACTACAGCAGCCAGCCGGGAGCGCGTCTTCGCGTAGACCGTCATGCAGCAATGTAGATTACTTGCTTTTTTGGGGCTTTAAAAACGGGAAAGACAAGTGCGGCGTCCACTATCCAGTTGACCTTACGCTTGTCCATGCAGCAGGCAAGGGCGTCAAGCGTACCGTGCGCCCCTCATCCCGCCCGCAAATCTTAAATAAAACTGCCACCTGTATTTAGCGTGAGATAGTCGTGGCACGAGCGAAGAAGAGCTTTGTTCCCTGTCCATCCCTATGCTAAACTTTTCCGAAAGAGAACTATCAAAGCCAGTGGTGAACTGAAAACCGTTTTATAAGACGGAAACAGTTCAGACTAAGGGAACGGATAGAGCCATCAGTTCATAATCTTGGGAGGAAGATTTCGATGACAGAGTCAAACAAATCTTGCGACTCTTCCGGGGAATCGCTACCCCACTCTGAAACTCAAAAACAGGAAAAATCCGGATTCGGTCCACCGATAGCGATCGTGGGCATGGGGTGCCGGTTCCCCGGCGCACCGAGTATACCGGCCTTTTGGCGCCTGCTCGAAGCGGGCCAGAACGTGGTGACGGAGGGCGTCCCGGGTTCCGGCATCGGGCGTATGGACGAGCTTTTCCCCGATGGACAGATTCCGAGCAAGGCCTGTCGTTTCTGTGCCTATGTCGACGGAATCGAGCAGTTCGACGCGGGGTTCTTTCGCATTTCTCCGGTCGAGGCCCAGTTGCTGGATCCACAGCAGCGGATGATGCTGGAAACCACTTGGGAAGCTCTCGAGGATGCTGGCATGAACCCGGATCGGCTGAGGGGCACCCGCACCGGGGTATACACCGGGATCAGCAACGACGAATACAGGATGCTGGTAGTGGAGTCAAGGAAACCTGCCGATGCCGCCTCATGTCTTTATGCTCTGAGCGGCACGAACCTGAACGGTACCAGCGGACGGGTCTCTTTCGTGCTGGGCCTGATGGGACCGGCAAAGGCAGTGGACGCCGCGTGCGCGTCGTCCATGGTGTCGGTCCACGACGCGGTGGCGGATCTGCAGCAGGGCAAGGCGGATCTGGCCATTGCGGGCGGTGTGCAGGCTATCCTGAACAGTCGCATATTCGAACTCCGTGCGGATGCGATGATGCTGTCTCCAGACGGGCAGTGCAAGACGTTCGATGCGTCTGCGAACGGTTACGTGCGCGGCGAAGGTTGCGGCGTCGTTATCCTGAAGCGCCTCAGCGAGGCCGAGGAGGATGGCGATCGGATCTGGGGCGTGATCCGAGGCTCGGCGGTGAATAACGGCGGGGCCAGCACCGGACTGACCGTACCGCACATCCCCGCACTGGAACAGGTGATGGAAGCGGCCCTGTCCGACGCCGGAGTTTCTGCTTCAGATGTGGATTACCTGGAGGCGCACGGGACTGGAACAGCTGTAGGCGACCCGATTGAGATCGACGCCGTCTCCGCTGTCTACTGCAAAGGACGCAAAGCCGATCGTCCTCTTTTGATCGGTTCCGTAAAGACCAATGTCGGCCACCTCGAGTCGGCTGCCGGAATCGCCGGTCTGATCAAGGCGGTGCTGGTGATGCAGCGCGGCGTGATTCCGAGGCATCTGCACTTCAAGGAACCCAACCCTAGCCTCGATTGGGACCGACTGCCTTTGAAGGTTACTTCGTCCATGATGGACTTACCTCAGCGTGGCGGACGGCCGAGACTGGCAGGAGTAAACTCCTTCGGGATATCCGGGACGAACGCCCACATAGTGGTGGAAGAATACATCGCCCCGGGGGGGTTGCCCTACGGAAAGCATGAGCTTGCGGGCTCAGCCCAGGCGGTGACAGTCTCTCTGCCGGAGGCCGTGGAGAGTTTGCCGTTGCCGGAGCAAGAGTTAAGGAGGCGCGAGACCCGGTTGCTGCCGCTGTCCGGCAAATCGGTGAACGCACTCCGGGAACTTGCGGAGCGTTACCTCTCATGGCTGGACGAGCATCCGGAGGATCTTGCTTCCCAAAATGCCTCGGTAGAACCCCTGCTCTCGGACATGGCGTGGACTGCAAGTGTAGGGAGGAGCCATTTTGATCACCGTGCGGGCGTGGTGTTTCGGGATACTGGATCGCTACGGGAGGGGCTGAAAGCGCTGGGGAATGTGGGCGAGAGTTCAGGCCCGCAAACGGCGACGAAGATAGCGTTCGCTTATACCGGGCAAGGAAGCCAATGGGCCGGCATGGGAAAGGCGCTCTACGAACGTGAGCCGGTGGCGCGGGCGGTTCTCGACCGCTGTGAAGAGGTGTTTCGGGCCGAAAGAGGCACCTCGTTGCTTGACGTGATGTTCGGGCGCGGCGAAGGCGATCTGGGCGATACAGCGTGGGAGCAACCGGCACTCTATGCCCTCGAGTGCGCGCTCACGGCGCTTTGGTCGAGTGTAGGGGTTCGTCCCAGCGTGGTGTTGGGGCACAGCGTCGGGGAACTGGCGGCGGCGCAGGCGGCGGGAGTGTTCAGCCTGGAGGATGGAATGCGGTTTGCCGCGGCGCGAGGTACCCTGCTGTCGGAAACCGAACCGGGCGCAATGGCAGCAGTTTTTGCCACTCCGGTACGAGTGGCGTCGACGGTCGAGGAGCTGAACGAATCATCTGCCAGTGTTGGGGTGAGCATCTCGGCGGACAATGGCACCCACCAAGTGGTGAGCGGACCGGTTGCAGAAATTGAAATCATCTCGAAGCGTTTCGAATCGGAAGGAGTCCGGGTAAGACGGTTGAACACGCTCCGCGCGTTCCACAGCGCCTTGGTAGAGCCAGCTCTGGACATGCTGGAAGCTTCCTTGGATAGTGTGGCGATCGATCCACCTTCCCTCACCGTGGTCAGCAATCTGACTGGCCAAGTGGTGGAGCCTGGCCAAGCGCTGGACGGAGCCTACTGGAGGCAGCATGCCCGCGAGAAAGTGGCATTCGCCCGCGGTGTCCAGACGTTGGCGGAACTCGGAGTGGACTTGGTGTTGGAGATAGGACCGAGACCGATTCTGGCCACGATGACTCGCTCGGCCTGGCCGGACTCTGTACAGACACCGGCGCCCATGGTGCTGTCGAGCCTGCGCCCACCGTCTGGTGAATCCTCAGCGTCCGCGGATGGCGCCGATTTCACGCAGGCTGTCGCGGAAGCGTATCAGGCGGGGCTCCCGATTTGTTTTGAAGGGCTTTTTGCGGGGGAGGAGCGCCATCGCATCTCGCTGCCAAGCTATCCATTCCAACGCGAACGCCATTGGCTCGATTCGAAGAGAAAACAGCGCTCAGGCGTCGGCCACCCCTTACTGGGGGTCCGGCACGAATCCGCCACAGGCGAGGTCACATTCGAAACAGAAGTATTCCAGTCGGATCCGGAGTGGTTGAGCGACCACCGGGTGTTTGGCCGGGTTATAGCTCCGGGTGCACTCTACGGGGCCATGGCGGCATCGATATCCTTTACGGAAGAAAGCGGCGCGGTGGTTGTGGAGGACATGCAACTGCTCAACGCGCTGATTTTCCCCGAGGAGGGCTCCGAGGACGATACCGGTGACGAGGGCCGTGAGGTGCAGGTTGTGCTTGATTCTTCCGAGCGGCCAAATTCGCGTCGTGTCCAGATATTCAGCAAGAGGAGTGGCGAGGACTGGACGGCACATGTGGAAGGCCACATATCGTCGGGCGCCCCCATGCCGGAAGCCGGTAGCCGCATCGATCTTGAAAGCCTCAAGACCCCCCTGTCACCAATAGACGTGGCAGACTACTACCGCGCCCGGGCGGGTACGGGGATCAATCTCGGCCCGTTTTTCCGTACGCTTGGGAAGGTCTGGTCCCGGCCAGGCGAGGCGTTAGGCGAGATTTCTTTCCCTGAAGCTCTCGGCCGCAATGAGCTGGACGTTCATCCGCTCCTGCTCGACGGTTGCTTTCAGGTTGTGGCCGTAGCGCGCAATCCGGGCGGGATAGAAGAGGAAACCACCTATCTACCATTTGGCTGGGAGCGACTGTGGCTGGCAGATCGGCTGCCGGATCACTTGTTCTGTCACGTGCGCATGAGTGAGGTTTCCCAAGGGACAGAAGCGGAACAGGGCGAGCCGCCTGAGGTCTGGAACGGAGAATTGCGCATCTACGATCCCAACGGGGTTCTGCTTGGCGGGTTGAGCGGATACATGGTGAAACGCGCGACGCGGGCGGCACTGCTCTCTGCAGGCGAAGGGGTGAATGAACTGCTGTACGAGGTTGTGTGGCGCGAAAAGACTCTCCCGCCCGGAATGCTGTCCGCAGATTTCCTCGCATCTCAGGCAACAGTTGCAGCGCGCTCGGGGTTGCTCGCGGATTATTTGGCTGACGAAGGAGTCACGCCCAAAGACAGAAGCGCCCTCCTGACCGACCTAGAGCGGTGGTCTCGATCCTGCGCGCTCGAGACCTTGGAGAAGCTGGGGTGGGAACGCGAGGTGGGCGTGACCGTGGATTCAGAGGACTTGCGGCAGCGCTTGAACGTCGTGGAGGAGCATAAGAAGTTGTTCCGCCGGATGCTCGAGATGCTGGCCAAGTCCGGGGTGTTGGAAGAGGTGGACGGCGACTTCGTCGTGAGGATCGGACCCGGGGATCCCTTGCCGGATGAAATGCCGCCTGACACCGAGAAGTTTGCTACCCGAATGGCTGAGCTATATCCCCACGGCTTGACCGAGATCGGGCTTTTCCGACGGTCTGGCAACGCCTTGGCAGACATCCTGCTGGGCCGAGCGGACCCGTTGACGGTCCTGTTCAGCAACGGAGACCCGACCCCGGGCGATCTGTATCTAAAAGCCCCGGTGGCGCGGGCGGCGAACCGTCTACTGCGAGAAACGGTTCAGACTCTTGTGGCGGAGTTGCCCGACGACCGACACCTCAGGGTGATCGAAGTCGGGGCGGGTACAGGATCGGCAACCGCGGCCATCCTGCCGGAACTCCCGGAAGGACGGTTCGACTACATGTACACGGATATCTCGGCGGGCTTCTTTGCGGAAGCAGAAGCGCGTTTCGGAGGCGACGAAGCGTCGATAGACTACCGCATGCTGGATATCGAGAAGGATCCGGTGGAGCAGGGATTCGACTCCCACGGTTATGATCTGGTGATCGCGTCCAATGTGCTGCACGCCACGCGATACCTAGATGAGACGCTTGCGCACTGCCAGCGGCTTCTCGCGCCATCAGGACAGATGGTCGCGCTCGAGAACCTGAGGGGTATGGGTTGGATGGACCTGACTTTCGGGCCGCTCGACGGCTGGTGGCGGTTCGCCGATGCCTACCGACCGCAACACGCCTTGGTGGAGCCAGCTGTGTGGCGCCGCATACTCGCTGACGTGGGTTTCGAGGAAATAGAAGTGCTGGGATTGGAAGAGTCCGACTCGACCGGGATGCCGGATAAGGGCGTGATCGTGGCGCGGGGCCCGGCTGAGGTGACCGAAAGACCGGGCGTCTGGGTTCTAGCGGCAGATAGCGCCGGCGTGGCCAAGGAACTGGCAGCAGAGTTGGCCGCGCGCAACCAGACAGTCGTGCTGGCGGACCATCAACTCCCGGAGAGCGGGCACTCAGAAATGGACGGGTCCGGCATTGTCCGGTCAACGGTGGACATGGAGCGGCGCGAGTCGTGGCAATCGCTGTTGGAGTGCCTGCCCGGGGATGCGCCTCTGAGCGGCGTCGTGCACCTCGTGGCGCTGGGTGGCCACGGACTGAACGCGACAACCGAAGAGATGGCGGAGGACACGAAGCAAGCGATGGCGAGCGCACTGGCGTTGACGCAGGGACTGCTTGACTCCGATGTGGTGCCCGAAAACGGAGTATGGTTTCTTACGCGGGGCGCCCAGGTGCTGGAGAAGGAGCTTGGCGGGGAACTTGCCGGCGCGACGCTATGGGGTTTCGGGAAGGCAGTGGCCCGCGAAGCGGCGCATCTAAAACCGAGGATGATTGACCTGGATCCCACAAAAACGCAGTCGCCTGAACTTCTGGACGAACTGTTGTATCCCGACCACGAGAATCACATCGCACATCGCTACGGACGACGGATGGTGGCCCGCCTGGTCCGGGCCGGGACCGACACGGATCGGTTGACATTGCCGGAGCAGTCGGGCTGGGTGCTGGCTCCGGACCCGGAAGGCATATTCGATAAGCCTTACGTCAAACCGCTGCCGGAACATTCTCTGGAGCCGAAAGAAGTCCGCGTCGCGGTCGAAGCTGCCGGGCTGAACTTCTGGGATGTATTTCGTTCGCTTGGCTTCATTGAAGAGGAGAACTTAGGAAAGGAGATGTGTGGCCACGTGCTCGATGTGGGTTCCGAGGTGTCAACCGTCTCGGTCGGCGATCATGTGGTTGGATTGGGGTTCGGTGGTGCGTTCGCGGACGAAATGGTTATACGAGAGGAATTGGTGGCGCCCGCGCCATCGGGAATCTCGGTGACGGATCTCGCCACGGTGCCGAATGTGTTCGCCTCAGCAGCATTCTCCTATGAGCTCTCAGGGTTGGACGCTGGCGAACGGGTGCTGATCCACGCGGGTGCCGGCGGTGTGGGACTCGCGGCCATCCAGTTGGCGCGTGCTGTAGGAGCCGAGGTGTATGCCACGGCGAGCGAGCTGAAGCGGCCATATCTCCGCTCCATCGGTGTGGAGCATGTGTTCGACAGCCGCACGACGAAATTCGGGGAAGAGATCCTCGAGGCTACGGACGGAGCAGGAGTCGAAGTGGTGCTGAACAGCCTGACAGGAGAGGGATTTATCGAGGCGAGTCTGTCATGCCTAGCACAGGGTGGCCGGTTTGTGGAATTGTCTAGGCGGGACATTCTGAGCGAGGAGGAGATGGCCGAAGTTCGTCCCGACGTTGCCTACTCCATCCTGGAGTTGGATGTTTTTAAGAAGACTGATCCGGCTTGCGTCGGAAAGGTTCTCCGGGAAGTGATGGAGCGCCTTAAGGCGGGAGAACTGAAACCGCTTGTCCACAGCAGGTGGCCCCTGGCCGAAACGGGGGCTGCATTGAGATTCATGCGATCGGCCCGGCACATCGGGAAGATCGTCGTGACGACACCACCGCTTGTGAGAGGTGGGTTGCGGCAGGACAGGACCTACCTAGTGACCGGCGGCCTAGGCGGTATTGGGTGCGCCGTGGCCAGCTGGTTGGCGGATCACGGCGCGGGGGCAATCGTGTTGAATGGAAGACGGCCACCGGACCCCGAAGTTGAAAAAGAAATCGACTCGTTGCGTGAACGCGGGTCCACGGTGAGGGTGGAACTGGCGGATGTGACGGATGCCGCCGCTGTGGACGACATGCTGGCGCGGATGGATCAGGAACTGCCGCCGCTCGGCGGAGTGATTCACAGCGTGGGAGTGTTGTCGGATGCTTCGCTGTCGAACCAGAGTTGGGAGAGATTCGAGCAGGTGCTGTGGCCGAAGGTGCTGGGCGCCTGGCACCTGCACCGTGCGACGGCGGACCGCAATCTGGATCTCTTTATCCTCTTTTCAAGCCGAGTTGGCGTCATGGGTAATCCGGGCCAGGCGAACCACGCCGCAGCCAATGCGTTCCTAGACCAGCTCGCCGCCCACCGGCAGGCGGTGGGACTTCCGGGACAGGCCATCGCCTGGGGGGCATGGTCAGAGATCGGCGAAGCGGCGGAACAACGAGACCGGATTGAACGGCAACGAGCGGCGCTCGGCGGCCGCTGGTTTACACCGCAGCAAGGTCTCAGGGCGTTCGACAGGCTAGTACGCCAAGACGTAACGAATTCCGTGGTGATGTCTATGGACTGGGCAGTTTTTGAGGAGGCTGTCGAAGACCGTCCCTCTCTGCTAGAGGACCTGCTGTCCACCAGTTCCAAGGCCGACGCCGACTCGCCCGCTCAGGCGGACGACCTGATGTCCAGGGTGCGAAAGACGACTGTGGCGGAACGCGAAGGCATGCTGGTGTCATTCCTGCAGGGGGAAGTGCAGGCAGTTCTGCGACTACCGTCGACGCCGACTCCAACGGTGGGGTTCTTCGATCTGGGAATGGACTCATTGATGGCAGTAGAACTGAGAAACCGGCTCAATCGAGCATTCGCGGGCGAGTATGTCGTCTCCAACACAGTTGTCTTCGACTACCCCGACATCACGACCTTAGCCCACTATCTGGCAGGTGAACTCGGTCAACTGGGCGGGGACGGTGGGACGGCTCCAACGCCCGAAACAGTCGCACCCTCACCGCGCCCGTCCGTCGCTACTGAGGATGACGACATAGCAATAATCGGCATGGCGTGCCGCTTCCCCGGCGCGAAAAACCTTCTGGAATACTGGAATCTTCTGGAATCGGGCACTGATGCAGTGACCGACGGACGTCAGGCCGGCGATTCGCCGAGGGACACCTTTGGAGACTCAAATTCCGAGAGCGCCACCCACCTGCACGGCGCGTTTGTTGAGGGTATCGAGTGGTTTGACTCACGCTTCTTCCGCATTGCGCCGATAGAAGCGCGGATGATGGACCCACGACAGAGAATGATGTTGGAGACAAGTTGGGAGGCTATCGAAGACGCCGGAATCGCTCCCGACAGCCTACGAGGCAGCCGCACCGGAGTGTATGCCGGAGTCAGTCACAGCGAATACCAACATGTAATTGAAGCCAGCGGTAAGGCTGGCACTTTCCTCGGCCTAATGGCCAGCGTCACCGCCGGGCGGGTCGCATCCGTGCTGGGTCTTGAGGGTCCGGCAATGGCTATCGATATGGCCTGCGCCTCGGCATTGGTTGCGGTGCATCAAGCCGTCGTTGGGCTACAGCGGGGCGAGGTGGACCTGGCCCTCGCCGGAGGCGTGCATGCGGCGCTGTCGCGCGACATTTCCAAACTTATGCTGGATGTGGGGATGCTGTCGCCGAGTGGGCAGTGCCACCCCTTTGATGCGTCTGCGGACGGCTATGTACGCGGCGAAGGTTGCGGAATGCTCATTTTGAAACGACTGAATGAGGCGGAGGTTGACGGCGACCGGATATGGGGCGTCATCAAGGGTTCTGCCATTAACCAGAACGGGGCCAGCGCGGGATTGACCGTTCCGAACGGCCCGGCACAGGAGCGT
Proteins encoded in this window:
- a CDS encoding DNA translocase FtsK — translated: MEKGKDTQGLFVDVMAVFFFALGVFTFVSLLAFSNLLEIDVKGAMGGAGLYVSHSLGSSFGTLSFVFPVLMFYSSYVILRKRPAQKIYWKLFSTIIFLLSSTTLLGLVYGKSSLLGYSPAGGWLGLAISREFAQNILGTFGTYIIAIIVIFVSVIIATETKIATVVKIIRLLFSGTLKGISAPIGALRRTAAQRAARGKKKQDAPKATPSAAKTTATEHKQQADTEPQIVFTPPAPDKKDGPSPAAPESKWLDFSLPSIDLLDPKIDTSVEIDKEAMYQKATLIEEKLADFGVTGKIMEIRPGPVITMFEYKPAPGIKINKISSLEGDLAMGLKALSIRIIAPIPGKDVVGIEVPNESREIVVLRELFESSSFTEKKSMLTVALGKDISGKPRYMDLQTAPHLMIAGTTGSGKSVLLNAAITSLLYRATPYELKMIMIDPKMLELSIYEDIPHLLHPVVTESKKAVAALKWLVGEMDSRYRMLSEEGVRDIDSYNRKLETLEIEEKQLRWLPYIVVIIDELADLMMVSPSDVKDSIIRLAQKARAAGIHIIVSTQRPSADVVAGLIKANFPARISFLVSSKVDSRIILDTGGAETLLGKGDMLFLASGGSNLLRLQGALISDDERKRVTDFLRSQADPVYIEEITKDDPNDENSGVSEDEKDELYETALGIIAETGQASISMIQRRLKIGYNRAARIVETMEKEGLIGSQGAAGKPREVYVNMIKADRGNSD
- a CDS encoding ion transporter → MTVYAKTRSRLAAVVVRRDTKAGVAFDYAVQFLVLMALAVFSIGTLPDLDPADRRWLEMAETAILAVFTFEYALRIWVSENRWGYVFSFFGIVDLVAILPVFWFARGTTDLVFVRSFRLLRLLLIIKAVQSSEAVFRLKQAWWQIRDELMLYGAASVIVLFTAAAGIHHFEHKAQPEAFKSVFHSLWWAITTLASVEYGDVYPITTGGKIFTFFVAVTGLGVVAVPTALLASALTKTKRPEGP
- a CDS encoding outer membrane lipoprotein carrier protein LolA, translated to MKKIALAAALFATSLLFTAQPASTQNPSTVVSGIQKKYASINDLSSPFTQVTRIKDLDEKIASSGKVWFKKPGMMKWQYEEPWKDTIVSDGKKVWYFDSRENQVTEMEIESVWADSLGSYTIISILEDLDRLFDVRPGAGSADERGNVLLDLKQKNREQSKQVTIAVDPKTYMLREIIIGDVFGNTTVIKLGAAEVNLGIADLFFSFKKPKGARMEAFP